A section of the Drosophila sechellia strain sech25 chromosome 3L, ASM438219v1, whole genome shotgun sequence genome encodes:
- the LOC6606088 gene encoding MICOS complex subunit MIC13 homolog QIL1, with translation MVLGFLVRGGLVAATVYYTQKVGIWGDSDQSDKLYNDIKSELRPHVQKLEKQLPFEVPQLPKTGEMRFLAKHYYNEGVKNTFRFIHMLPCYAGRGLKKVKDTFQDFAQSPAIAGGAESSPPK, from the exons ATGGTTCTAGG ATTTCTGGTGCGCGGCGGTCTAGTGGCCGCAACCGTCTACTATACACAAAAGGTGGGCATCTGGGGAGACTCTGACCAGTCGGACAAGCTGTACAACGACATCAAGTCGGAGCTGCGTCCGCATGTCCAGAAGCTGGAGAAGCAACTGCCCTTCGAAGTGCCGCAGTTGCCCAAAACCGGCGAGATGCGCTTCCTGGCCAAGCACTACTACAACGAGGGCGTGAAGAACACCTTCCGCTTCATTCACATGCTGCCCTGCTACGCGGGCAGGGGCCTCAAGAAGGTAAAGGACACGTTCCAGGATTTTGCCCAATCCCCAGCCATCGCCGGCGGTGCGGAGTCCAGTCCGCCGAAGTAA
- the LOC6606089 gene encoding glutamate-gated chloride channel subunit beta, producing the protein MMNLHLSQTFWITLILVLSIWTSVGVQAEEEECPSMADAGSLQQTQLIQRLTHVCRYDRLERPFEYDSDGKRLPIVVKTRIYVYFLQNLNSDLLQFKMHALLQLRFQDKRLAYKAFNRSDNILGQKHLSERLWLPHIFFANERESSILGTDEKDVLTSLSPEGNVIISTRMQASLYCWMNFQKFPFDQQFCSTVLESWMYNTSDLILEWEPHTPISFDPEMRLTEYNMAQFWHNTTIVESDGDNLRHGAFAGNYSSLSFTVNLKREIGFYLLDYYLPSMMIVAISWVSFWLQADASPPRIMLGTSTMLSFITLSSSQSKNLPKVSYIKVSEVWFLGCTFFIFGSLVEFAFVNTIWRRKENIELKKVNSKYIIKSTLTPRPARRQIGGSLSNESRARSCSSLDNIVSSTESVRNGNGTVNQGFNNYLTVHPNLPIIRTECAEADTVSICSARTNNDHIVDVDKDKKDSPPTFTTMTPQEIAMWIDRRSRFLFPAMFLAFNALYWTFVYVL; encoded by the exons ATGATGAATCTGCATCTGAGCCAAACCTTTTGGATCACGCTGATCTTGGTCCTCAGCATATGGACTTCAGTTGG ggTCCAAGCTGAGGAAGAGGAGTGTCCTTCTATGGCGGACGCAGGAAGCTTGCAACAGACCCAGCTCATCCAGCGATTAACACATGTCTGCCGCTACGATCGTCTGGAAAGACCATTTG AATATGACTCTGATGGAAAACGCCTGCCCATTGTGGTGAAGACGCGTATCTACGTGTATTTCCTGCAGAACCTCAACTCCGACCTGCTGCAGTTCAAGATGCAcgcgctgctgcagctgcgaTTCCAGGACAAGCGGCTGGCCTACAAGGCCTTCAATCGCAGCGACAACATCCTGGGCCAGAAGCACCTGAGCGAGCGCCTCTGGCTGCCGCACATCTTCTTTGCCAACGAACGGGAGTCCAGCATCCTGGGCACGGACGAGAAGGACGTCCTGACTTCGCTTTCGCCCGAGGGAAACGTGATCATCTCCACGCGCATGCAGGCCAGTCTCTACTGCTGGATGAACTTCCAGAAGTTTCCCTTTGACCAGCAGTTCTGCTCCACGGTCCTGGAGAGCT GGATGTACAACACTTCCGATTTAATTCTGGAGTGGGAGCCGCATACGCCCATCTCCTTTGACCCGGAAATGAGACTCACTGAGTACAATATGGCCCAGTTCTGGCACAACACTACGATTGTGGAGTCGGATGGGGACAATCTGCGGCATGGGGCTTTTG CTGGTAACTATAGTTCGCTGAGCTTCACGGTCAATCTCAAGCGAGAAATTGGCTTCTATCTACTCGACTACTACCTGCCCTCCATGATGATTGTGGCCATCTCTTGGGTGTCCTTCTGGTTGCAGGCGGACGCATCTCCTCCAAGGATTATGCTGG GAACCAGCACCATGTTGTCGTTCATCACGCTTTCCTCGTCGCAGAGCAAGAATCTGCCCAAGGTGAGCTACATAAAGGTGTCGGAGGTGTGGTTCCTCGGATGCACCTTCTTCATCTTCGGCAGCCTGGTGGAGTTCGCCTTCGTCAACACCATTTGGCGCCGCAAGGAGAACATTGAGCTGAAGAAGGTCAACAGCAAGTACATCATAAAATCCACATTGACACCACGACCGGCCCGTCGTCAAATTGGCGGAAGTTTGAGCAACGAATCCAGGGCGAGATCGTGTTCCAGTTTGGACAACATTGTGTCCAGCACGGAGAGCGTgcgcaatggcaatggcactGTGAATCAGGGCTTCAACAACTACCTGACAGTGCAT CCCAATTTACCAATCATAAGAACGGAGTGCGCCGAGGCGGATACAGTGTCTATCTGCAGTGCGCGTACGAACAACGATCACATCGTGGATGTGGACAAGGATAAAAAGGACTCGCCGCCCACTTTCACCACCATGACACCGCAGGAGATCGCCATGTGGATAGACCGGCGGTCCCGATTTCTTTTTCCGGCCATGTTCCTCGCCTTCAACGCTCTGTATTGGACATTCGTCTATGTTTTGTAA
- the LOC6606090 gene encoding cytochrome b-c1 complex subunit 8, whose protein sequence is MRLSSILNGQHFGNLAKVHGIVTYKLSPFEQRAFAGAISKGLPNMVRRFRSNVFIVTPPFIVGYLIYDLTERKHTALLRKNPADYANDE, encoded by the exons ATGCGTCTATCCTCGATCCTGAATGGCCAGCACTTTGGCAACCTGGCCAAGGTGCACGGCATCGTCACCTACAAGCTGTCGCCCTTCGAGCAGCGCGCCTTCGCCGGAGCGATCAGCAAGGGATTGCCCAACATGGTGCGTCGCTTCCGCTCCAACGTCTTCATCGTGACTCCCC CCTTCATCGTGGGATACCTGATCTACGATCTGACCGAACGCAAGCACACCGCCCTGCTGCGTAAGAACCCCGCTGACTACGCGAACGACGAATAA
- the LOC6606091 gene encoding uncharacterized protein LOC6606091 gives MDCCGNEVRSESIYNMLQALVDSKVIDVQLLSIAVGIFFVVMLLKNNFRSFSVTSMVFGALLEAVTSRTLYV, from the exons ATGGACTGCTGCGGCAACGAAGTACGCAGCGAGAGTATCTACAACATGCTACAGGCCCTGGTGGACTCGAAGGTGATCGACGTGCAGCTTTTGTCGATTGCCGTGGGCATTTTCTTCGTGGTCATGCTGCTGAAAAACAATTTTCGCAGCTTTTCTGTCAC TTCTATGGTTTTTGGAGCACTCCTCGAGGCAGTGACGTCACGCACATTATATGTGTAA
- the LOC6606092 gene encoding uncharacterized protein LOC6606092: protein MPYHDRAKARLENEVVLLRGEVSSLRSKHNQHRKYRQEQAVLQARMEQEIQILQSELVAAQSNPNERECGGAEQCSRLSQQLEKLDEHVAKQEKYIAFLEEQINLTRNKYQQRMTEVRQNAELVEKEMKRVRREMKTIAEQAGEVDSLKHQVGFLTAKLERRNAIISKYEAQQEEMISIMASLQKKKDKKKRNQKIHIHHVDKADASSIPSEQPPLPKPSDQRKCDRKKLKFGEGDKEDSSSTGSDKPSISEANPKSTKIRSLNLDCLSYALKNKLSNQQQPTAEE, encoded by the coding sequence ATGCCATACCACGATCGGGCCAAAGCCCGATTGGAGAACGAGGTGGTTCTCCTGCGTGGCGAGGTGTCCTCGCTGCGCTCCAAGCACAACCAACATCGTAAGTATCGGCAGGAGCAGGCGGTTCTACAGGCGCGTATGGAGCAGGAGATCCAGATTCTACAGAGCGAACTAGTCGCAGCTCAATCGAATCCGAATGAGCGAGAGTGCGGTGGAGCCGAGCAGTGTTCCCGTTTGAGCCAGCAGCTGGAGAAACTTGACGAGCACGTGGCTAAGCAGGAGAAGTACATTGCCTTCCTGGAGGAGCAGATCAATCTCACACGCAACAAGTATCAGCAACGTATGACCGAAGTCCGGCAGAATGCCGAGCTGGTAGAAAAGGAGATGAAGCGGGTGCGCCGCGAGATGAAGACCATTGCCGAGCAGGCTGGTGAAGTGGACAGCCTCAAGCACCAAGTGGGTTTCCTCACCGCCAAACTGGAGCGCCGGAACGCCATCATCTCCAAGTACGAAGCCCAGCAGGAGGAAATGATAAGTATCATGGCAAGTCTCCAGAAGAAgaaagataaaaaaaagcgTAATCAGAAGATCCACATCCACCATGTCGATAAAGCTGATGCCAGTTCGATCCCTTCCGAACAGCCACCACTTCCCAAGCCGAGTGATCAAAGAAAGTGTGAtcgcaaaaaactgaaatttggcGAAGGCGATAAGGAAGATTCCAGCTCGACGGGCTCTGATAAGCCATCAATTTCTGAGGCGAATCCCAAGTCTACAAAAATCCGATCCCTTAACTTGGACTGTCTCTCCTATGCGCTAAAAAATAAGTTAAGTAACCAGCAACAGCCAACTGCCGAAGAATGA
- the LOC6606093 gene encoding E3 SUMO-protein ligase NSE2: MEFNNLADSALSTLVENQKFFKEMSDFVSDFSDGGKIKKLQEQSVGKSKEHAKNLLKTKIKHQSLKKAMKDAKDSSATIEEFEEVWKERSEAVEKKRINVKNLDEFKNFVNAVESAAGQTGVEANGQANGTGHDEDIIMESSGSEVFSLYDPWSKALIKKPIRNKMCGHIYDRDSVMPIIMDNFGIRCPVLGCANRSYIQPDHLVEDSNVQQKIQQLMSNVILDGSASEEDEK, encoded by the coding sequence ATGGAATTCAATAACCTTGCTGATTCCGCACTTTCCACTTTGGTGGAAAACCAAAAGTTCTTCAAGGAAATGTCAGATTTCGTGTCCGATTTCAGCGATGGCGGGAAGATCAAGAAGTTGCAGGAGCAGAGCGTTGGCAAGAGCAAGGAGCACGCCAAGAATCTCCTCAAAACGAAGATCAAGCACCAATCGCTCAAGAAGGCTATGAAGGATGCCAAAGACTCTAGCGCCACCATTGAGGAGTTCGAGGAAGTCTGGAAGGAGCGCTCCGAAGCGGTGGAGAAGAAGCGCATCAATGTCAAGAACCTAGACGAGTTCAAGAACTTCGTGAATGCGGTGGAATCAGCAGCTGGCCAGACAGGTGTGGAAGCCAATGGTCAAGCGAATGGCACCGGCCATGATGAGGATATTATCATGGAATCCTCCGGTAGCGAGGTCTTCTCGCTCTACGATCCCTGGTCCAAGGCCCTGATAAAGAAACCCATTCGCAACAAAATGTGTGGTCACATCTACGACCGCGACTCGGTGATGCCAATCATCATGGACAACTTTGGCATCCGATGCCCGGTGCTCGGCTGTGCCAACAGGTCCTACATCCAGCCAGATCACCTGGTCGAGGACTCCAATGTCCAACAGAAGATACAACAGCTCATGTCCAACGTGATCCTTGATGGAAGTGCCTCGGAGGAGGACGAGAAATAG
- the LOC6606094 gene encoding uncharacterized protein LOC6606094: MTKGVRIFNDGLPALSNEWPYTRRTIDSLQKMPSRPSRKPLQSLQTGGGNTSSYILKHKASPISEEELDVLVQQDCKAEQHHTDRQNLADIILMQARRIEKQQREMKRIKAHYERQVSTIKSNAIMLESHLQKVLASVERDRAKRIDHHCQDMLGAVEKLQRSDIQVKP, encoded by the coding sequence ATGACCAAGGGCGTGAGGATTTTTAACGATGGATTGCCTGCATTGTCAAATGAATGGCCATATACTCGACGAACTATAGATTCGCTGCAAAAGATGCCCTCCAGGCCATCTAGGAAACCATTGCAGTCTCTACAAACTGGCGGTGGGAATACGAGTTCCTACATCCTGAAGCACAAGGCAAGTCCGATCTCCGAGGAAGAATTGGATGTCCTGGTGCAGCAGGATTGTAAGGCGGAGCAGCATCACACCGATCGCCAAAACCTGGCGGACATAATCCTTATGCAGGCCCGTCGCATCGAGAAGCAGCAGCGGGAGATGAAGAGAATAAAGGCGCACTATGAGCGCCAGGTGTCCACCATCAAGAGCAATGCCATCATGCTGGAGTCACATCTGCAAAAGGTGCTGGCCAGTGTCGAAAGGGATCGGGCCAAGCGGATTGACCACCACTGCCAGGACATGCTTGGTGCCGTAGAGAAGCTGCAAAGGAGCGACATCCAAGTGAAGCCGTAA